From Bombina bombina isolate aBomBom1 chromosome 1, aBomBom1.pri, whole genome shotgun sequence:
TAATACTGTATGCAGTAGTTATAATTATTTACATAACATTAGTTTTGCGTGCTGCATGTGTCagcatttttgtatttcttttaggtgTTGCCTGTATTCCAGATCCGTTTTGCACGTCAGTGCTGTGGTCTTTGATAAGCAGCTGAAGTTAGTTGTGTGGTGGTTCTGTATTGTTATTCAGCGGGTATTCTATTAGAATTCTGTTGTTTTTTGGGCACTGCGTTAATATATTATTGTTACACAGTGTGTGTGCTGCAACCTTGCCAGCTTTACCATGCGTGGTCTCTCGGGCCTTATTGTTGTGTCCCGGAGTTCTTTGCTGCGGCCTGGCATGCTGTGTCTGCGCGGTCTATGTGCCGCGGTAGTGCGTCCTGATGTTTCACGGGAGTCCCGAACTGTCCAACCTTTGCTCTTCCCAAGAGCTGGCTATGTATCCAAAACCGAGGGCTTACTATGGGCTAATGCGCCTGGAAAAGATTCCGATCAGGTGCGTGAGGGGATCGGGGCTGGCATCTCTGGGAAAGGGGATTCTGTCGTGCGATGACTGTTGCACAAGTATAGTGACCCAGGGaaatctttaaaattattttatttggtgaGCCACCAAGTGTAATGTAACATTTGCCCCTCCAATCCCATGGCTAGTCGTGATGAGTGTGAAAAAGATACTATTATTCAAAGCCGTTGGCTGGCACAAGTGAGTGTGTAAATCTAAGGTTGCAACTTATTGTTTTGGATGTTAGGGAAGCACAGATGTCTGAAAGGATTATAAATGGATGAGGAAATTTTGTGTTGTGGAATATGAGTGAGGGGATCACAAATGGGATAGGTGGGTGAGGTGATTAGGAGCTGAAACAGGTGGGTAAGCACATTAGGGGTAGCACATATACTTGAGAAGATCAGGATGGCACAACTGGGTGAGGTGATCAGTGGCAAGGTGAGAAGATATTTGTGCATATGGGAGGAGTAAGGGCTTGCACAGCTGGTTGATGGCTTTGGGACTGGCATTTCAATGATCACTTCTTTTATATAGAAGCTCAATCATAGCCCTAAAATTGACCACCTGCAGCTTCATACTGAATGTTTcctttacatacatatacaaagaattATCAACATGCAAAAGCTTTACAATGGAAATGCATACCTATAGCGCATGCACAACACTTATCCCTATAAAAGCAGAGGTAATGGGTATGTGTAGTGGGAAGATGCAAGGGGAAGTGTTGTACTGTGGAACTTTTTACACTTGTTTCCTCCCTTGACAGGTTTATATTTTTTAACTGTTCTTAAgaggctttttttttcttaaaatatgaCAATTTTTAACACTTTTCATTCAAACTGTGACATTAGAAATAACAAATATGGTTTTGTAAACAAAAAATGTTATACTAATTTAAAGAAGACTGTATTTACATTGGTACCGTCTGCTTACTTGTTATACTGTATCTCAAAGGCTTCCCGAATAATTATCTTTAACCTGAAGTCCAGCCATCTGTGTTAACACCCATTCTGAAAATCATCTGAAATGCCACAGCAATATCTACAATGTACATCTGTTCCAAGCCTATAACCTTTTGCACAACTTGTAGcaacatataaaataaacaatgtCAGTATAAGGTAATGTGtactatgtattttatattattatataaagagACAATTTATCATTTGGTTTTGTTTAGGATTCAACTAACAAAGGGGCCAGTGACTCTACAAATGACAATGGAAAGAAGCCTAACAACACTCAACAGCTTAAAATAGTTTTCAAAGAGTATGGAGCAGTTGCAGTTACATTCCATGTTGGA
This genomic window contains:
- the FAM210B gene encoding protein FAM210B, mitochondrial isoform X1; protein product: MRGLSGLIVVSRSSLLRPGMLCLRGLCAAVVRPDVSRESRTVQPLLFPRAGYVSKTEGLLWANAPGKDSDQDSTNKGASDSTNDNGKKPNNTQQLKIVFKEYGAVAVTFHVGISLISLGIFYALVSSGLDMTSILLKIGFSEAVVQSKMAAGTSTFVLAYAVHKLFAPARISITLVSVPFIVRYFRRIGFFKPRSKTQ